In Xylanivirga thermophila, the following proteins share a genomic window:
- a CDS encoding GNAT family N-acetyltransferase yields MIFIDTDSELPHNNVGIVFKDKKDAVRDELIPYTKAIHADICINDSSNKSIVIGYMNGHFFNLSLFCLHKRSKQIIVLLRAYNEETFDICRNLCKETNCFKGNGQNIFHLDRFYIKPEYRGMGIGTSAYIEFYNMLPLYLHQKIRYIGLFPDPITNDLNFDSMYDMPKSKRDLTIQKLKQFYSSLGFKEMKIKTEYMYTDCYNTSYNRPFADWDSVNTH; encoded by the coding sequence TTGATTTTCATCGATACCGATTCTGAACTGCCCCATAATAATGTGGGCATTGTATTTAAAGACAAAAAAGATGCCGTTAGAGATGAACTTATACCATATACAAAGGCTATACATGCTGATATATGTATAAATGATTCTTCTAATAAATCAATAGTTATAGGATATATGAATGGTCATTTTTTTAACTTATCACTATTTTGTTTGCACAAAAGATCAAAACAGATAATAGTACTTTTAAGGGCTTATAATGAAGAAACTTTTGATATCTGCCGCAATCTATGCAAAGAAACCAATTGTTTTAAAGGAAATGGGCAAAATATTTTTCATCTTGACAGATTTTATATAAAACCTGAATACAGAGGAATGGGCATAGGAACTTCTGCATATATAGAATTTTATAATATGCTTCCCCTCTATTTACATCAAAAGATTCGATATATTGGGTTGTTCCCTGATCCTATTACCAATGATCTAAATTTTGATTCCATGTATGATATGCCAAAATCAAAGCGAGATCTAACTATACAAAAGTTGAAGCAATTTTATTCCTCTTTGGGTTTTAAGGAAATGAAGATAAAGACTGAGTATATGTATACGGATTGCTATAATACTTCATACAATAGACCTTTTGCAGATTGGGATAGTGTAAATACACACTAA